A region from the Lolium perenne isolate Kyuss_39 chromosome 4, Kyuss_2.0, whole genome shotgun sequence genome encodes:
- the LOC127294099 gene encoding uncharacterized protein → MREGADMRSKHIYQKRNSHLKVRQEKKRMNLTSQKKASEHSHNGNVVVPLRLPPELDVRVCKALTDFNVEEAHVCIYFFFLSFVVKMKKINRRTNSGGGFLLKVSVEAIGESDRQCLCHCHNHRLKPRDYLEGNH, encoded by the exons ATGAGAGAGGGTGCCGAT ATGAGGAGCAAACACATTTATCAAAAGAGAAACTCTCATCTCAAAGTTAGGCAGGAAAAGAAGAGAATGAACTTGACCAGCCAGAAAAAGGCTTCTGAACATTCACACAATG GAAATGTAGTGGTGCCTTTGAGATTGCCTCCAGAGTTGGATGTCAGAGTGTGCAAAGCATTGACAG attttaacgtggaagaaGCACATGTCTGTATTTATTTCTTCTTTCTATCTTTCGTTGTTaagatgaagaaaataaatagaagAACCAATTCCGGTGGTGGTTTTCTATTGAAAGTTAGC GTTGAAGCTATAGGAGAGTCAGATCGTCAATGTCTCTGCCACTGCCATAACCACAGACTAAAACCGAGAGATTACTTGGAAGGGAACCACTGA